A portion of the Cryptomeria japonica chromosome 5, Sugi_1.0, whole genome shotgun sequence genome contains these proteins:
- the LOC131068385 gene encoding NAC domain-containing protein 67 → MGRQDAEAQLNLPPGFRFYPTDEELVVHYLCRKAASQSLAVPIIAEVDLYKYDPWQLPEMSLFGEKEWYFFTPRDRKYPNGSRPNRAAGSGYWKATGADKPITTRIGGRRVGIKKALVFYVGKAPKGNKTNWIMHEYRLADVTRPARKKGCLRLDDWVLCRIYNKKSSAEKLAKEQKECSSDAAIDSFHGDNEKDTEMLPTEITIMNSSMEHSERTSEDSSKCAPFSNYRAGSDITSNKYNSNQLFQQNLNTSNVASAPMDLPDPAPLFSSMNNNNRSNYNSTKFVPMLLTDSSCSIPSSPEIKTEKGEVQSKFRLAELMKQQDNDLNQQPIFSFSFDGFQSPFPQLDQMQPTPSSDPFQDYIASLSAPGYTHRPY, encoded by the exons ATGGGTAGACAGGATGCTGAAGCTCAGTTGAATTTGCCCCCTGGATTCAGATTTTACCCCACTGATGAAGAGTTGGTGGTACACTATCTGTGTAGGAAGGCTGCCTCACAGAGCCTGGCTGTTCCTATCATTGCTGAGGTGGACTTGTACAAATATGATCCATGGCAGCTCCCAG AAATGTCACTGTTTGGAGAAAAGGAGTGGTATTTCTTCACTCCCAGGGACAGGAAGTATCCAAATGGCTCTCGTCCGAACAGGGCTGCTGGTTCTGGGTATTGGAAAGCCACTGGTGCAGATAAACCCATTACCACTCGGATCGGTGGCAGGCGTGTGGGCATCAAAAAGGCTCTGGTTTTCTATGTTGGAAAAGCACCCAAAGGAAACAAGACTAACTGGATCATGCATGAGTACCGCCTCGCCGATGTCACTAGGCCTGCAAGGAAGAAGGGCTGCCTAAGG TTGGATGACTGGGTGCTTTGCCGAATATACAATAAGAAGAGCAGTGCTGAGAAGTTAGCAAAGGAGCAGAAGGAATGTTCTTCAGATGCAGCAATTGATTCATTTCATGGAGACAACGAAAAGGATACAGAAATGTTGCCCACTGAGATTACCATAATGAACTCAAGCATGGAGCATTCGGAAAGAACTTCAGAAGATTCAAGCAAATGTGCCCCTTTTTCAAATTACAGGGCAGGTTCTGATATAACctccaacaagtacaactcaaACCAGCTTTTCCAGCAGAATTTGAACACTTCAAATGTTGccagtgccccaatggatcttccAGATCCAGCTCCACTTTTCAGCTCTATGAATAACAATAACAGGTCAAACTATAATTCCACAAAATTTGTTCCCATGCTTCTCACTGATTCCAGCTGTTCGATACCCTCCTCTCCTGAGATCAAAACTGAAAAAGGTGAAGTGCAGAGCAAATTTAGATTGGCAGAGTTAATGAAGCAGCAGGATAATGATCTTAATCAGCAGCCAATTTTCAGCTTCAGCTTCGATGGATTCCAAAGCCCATTCCCACAATTAGATCAAATGCAACCCACTCCTAGTAGTGACCCTTTCCAAGATTACATAGCCAGCCTAAGTGCTCCAGGATACACACACAGACCTTATTAG